Proteins from one Candidatus Korarchaeota archaeon NZ13-K genomic window:
- a CDS encoding threonine--tRNA ligase, with protein sequence MVRVILPDGSVLNASEGRRILEVIPKGVGLVAKASGRLLDLSTTIREELGEIKVLDFSDREGRETYWHTTSHILAHAVKRLFREAKLGIGPAIEEGFYYEFDLGGRAFSQEDLERIEEEMRAIAGEDLPIVREELSRNDAIALFKEAGEPYKVELLEEMDDSVVSIYRQGEFFDLCRGPHLPSTGYVKYLKLLQVSSSYWKGEEGNPVMQRIYGISFPSKEMLDEFLIRREEIRKRDHRVIGPQLDLFSMPSEVIGPGLVIWHPRGARVRRIIEDFLVRVHLSRGYELVYSPHIAYSNLWRISGHLDYYREFMYVFEKEGIEHAVKPMNCPFHILVYKSRRRSYRELPLRLFELGTVYRFERSGVLHGLLRARGFTQDDAHVFTPPELLEDEVMSIIELDEYLMRAFGFEELKVEVSTWDPRRRSEYMGSDEEWMEAQSALERALIKRGYSYEVMEGEAAFYGPKIDMKLVDSIGREWQLSTIQLDFNLPKRFDLRYVRADGTEGHVVMIHRALLGSIERFMGILLEHYAGNLPLWVAPIQVRVLPVSQAHEGKAEELLNALRSRGVRADIRRADSTLSYRVRESELEKIPIIAIVGDEEVRRGTISVRVKGRGRVGSMSLDEFMSAFSGELLPPDMR encoded by the coding sequence TTGGTCAGGGTGATCTTGCCGGACGGGAGTGTCCTGAACGCGAGCGAGGGTAGGAGGATATTGGAGGTTATACCCAAGGGAGTGGGGCTCGTTGCCAAGGCATCGGGGAGGCTGCTGGACCTCTCGACAACGATAAGGGAGGAGCTTGGGGAGATAAAGGTGCTCGACTTCAGCGATAGGGAGGGCAGGGAGACCTACTGGCACACGACCTCCCATATACTTGCGCATGCGGTGAAGAGGCTATTCAGGGAGGCGAAGCTGGGGATAGGGCCTGCGATAGAGGAGGGCTTCTACTACGAGTTCGATCTGGGTGGTAGGGCCTTCTCGCAGGAGGACCTGGAGAGGATAGAGGAGGAGATGAGGGCCATAGCTGGGGAGGACCTGCCGATAGTGAGGGAGGAGCTTAGCAGGAATGATGCCATAGCCCTCTTCAAGGAGGCAGGAGAGCCCTACAAGGTTGAGCTCCTGGAGGAGATGGATGATTCCGTGGTATCCATATACAGGCAGGGTGAGTTCTTCGACCTCTGCAGGGGCCCCCATCTCCCCTCCACGGGCTACGTCAAGTACCTGAAGCTGCTCCAAGTATCCTCTTCCTACTGGAAGGGTGAGGAGGGGAACCCGGTGATGCAGAGGATCTACGGGATATCTTTTCCCTCCAAGGAGATGCTGGATGAGTTTCTGATCAGGAGAGAGGAGATCAGGAAGAGGGATCACAGGGTGATAGGCCCCCAGCTTGACCTGTTCTCCATGCCATCTGAGGTCATAGGTCCGGGTCTGGTGATATGGCACCCGAGGGGGGCCAGGGTGAGGCGCATAATAGAGGACTTCCTGGTCAGGGTTCACCTCAGCAGGGGCTACGAGCTCGTCTACTCCCCCCACATAGCCTACAGCAACCTCTGGAGGATCTCGGGTCACTTGGACTATTACAGGGAATTCATGTACGTCTTCGAGAAGGAGGGCATTGAGCATGCCGTCAAGCCGATGAACTGCCCCTTCCACATACTCGTATACAAGTCCAGGAGGAGGAGCTACAGGGAGCTCCCGCTCAGGCTCTTCGAGCTGGGGACCGTCTACAGGTTCGAGAGGTCAGGCGTGCTTCATGGCCTGCTGAGGGCCAGGGGCTTCACCCAGGACGATGCTCACGTGTTCACCCCACCCGAGCTGCTCGAGGACGAGGTGATGAGCATAATAGAGCTGGATGAGTACCTGATGAGGGCCTTCGGCTTCGAGGAGCTGAAGGTGGAGGTGTCGACATGGGACCCGAGGAGGAGGTCAGAGTACATGGGCTCCGATGAGGAGTGGATGGAGGCCCAGTCGGCCCTGGAGAGGGCCCTGATCAAGAGGGGCTACTCCTACGAGGTGATGGAGGGGGAGGCAGCTTTCTACGGCCCGAAGATCGATATGAAGCTTGTGGACTCAATAGGCAGGGAGTGGCAGCTCAGCACGATACAGCTGGACTTCAACCTGCCCAAGAGGTTCGATCTGAGGTACGTCAGGGCGGATGGAACCGAGGGTCACGTTGTGATGATACACAGGGCACTGCTAGGGTCCATAGAGAGATTCATGGGGATCCTTCTGGAGCACTACGCCGGGAACCTGCCGCTTTGGGTGGCCCCCATCCAGGTGAGGGTGCTTCCCGTCTCGCAGGCGCACGAGGGCAAGGCGGAGGAGCTGCTCAACGCCCTCAGGAGCAGGGGGGTGAGGGCGGATATCAGGAGGGCCGATTCCACCCTCAGCTACAGGGTGAGGGAGAGCGAGCTCGAGAAGATCCCGATAATAGCGATAGTCGGGGACGAGGAGGTCAGGCGCGGGACGATCTCCGTCAGGGTGAAGGGTAGGGGCAGGGTTGGGAGCATGAGCCTGGATGAGTTCATGAGCGCTTTCAGCGGGGAGCTGCTCCCGCCGGACATGCGG
- a CDS encoding (Fe-S)-binding protein, with protein sequence MLAGVSRGVPSREQRPRMLSLIRDVSLRSGGIMTSVIPEVVRFAAENTKEAGDVLGVGTERRVRWAQGIIERGPVDGTIFYAGEMYPVMGYSEGAFRMLRRVEGLMGINELAKVAPIMRKLGIYTVSVNALWGGINKKYERALQDAVKVLKGLGVGIGYLFEEEPPSGVALHTYGLLREFREHASWVHRRLKDLGVRRIITLDPIVATAFRLYYPEFVRDWNIEAYHFVEVVAERIAELGLRFDLGRRLRVTYHDPCYLARTLGVVDEVRFILSRIDGVELVEPARRGIFTGCSGDGGLELTQPQVARRVSLDRVEELRRTGAELVLTSCPACMLMLRTGFETIGHEVDVWDLASLLAEAMGNARKEDPVRPEFRRYRVFPRSPRFESLSLDDLAYVLMRETDRCKKCGFCNVECPTSKAMGRLESRSSRGRMTLINSLVRGDPVRPREVLDRLYTCVLCGRCSQECPAGLHAQELIVYGRAYAIYSGALLRGGDQLALDGR encoded by the coding sequence ATGCTCGCCGGGGTTTCCCGAGGGGTTCCATCGCGTGAACAGAGGCCACGGATGTTAAGCTTAATAAGAGATGTTTCGCTACGGTCAGGGGGCATTATGACATCCGTTATACCGGAGGTAGTGAGGTTCGCCGCCGAGAACACGAAGGAGGCCGGAGACGTCCTCGGAGTGGGGACCGAGAGGAGGGTCAGATGGGCCCAGGGGATCATAGAGAGGGGACCCGTGGATGGCACCATCTTCTACGCGGGCGAGATGTACCCCGTCATGGGCTACTCGGAAGGAGCCTTCAGGATGCTCAGGAGGGTCGAGGGTCTCATGGGTATAAATGAACTGGCCAAGGTAGCGCCTATCATGAGGAAGCTCGGCATATACACTGTTAGCGTCAATGCCCTATGGGGAGGGATAAACAAGAAGTACGAGAGGGCCCTTCAGGATGCCGTTAAGGTGCTCAAGGGCCTGGGCGTGGGGATCGGGTACCTCTTCGAGGAGGAGCCACCCTCGGGAGTCGCCCTTCACACATATGGCCTCCTGAGGGAGTTCAGGGAGCATGCAAGCTGGGTCCACAGGAGGCTGAAGGATCTGGGGGTTAGGAGGATCATAACGCTCGATCCTATAGTGGCCACGGCCTTCAGGCTCTACTACCCCGAGTTCGTGAGGGATTGGAACATAGAGGCCTATCACTTCGTTGAGGTCGTGGCCGAGAGGATTGCTGAGCTGGGCCTTAGGTTCGATCTGGGGAGGAGGCTGAGGGTCACTTACCACGATCCCTGCTACCTCGCGAGGACGCTCGGCGTTGTTGATGAGGTCAGGTTCATCCTTTCCAGGATAGATGGGGTCGAGCTCGTGGAGCCGGCGAGGAGGGGCATCTTCACCGGGTGCAGCGGGGACGGTGGATTGGAGCTCACACAGCCTCAAGTAGCCAGGAGAGTCTCCCTGGACAGGGTGGAGGAGCTCAGGAGGACGGGTGCGGAGCTCGTCCTGACGTCATGCCCAGCTTGCATGCTCATGCTCAGGACGGGCTTCGAGACGATAGGGCATGAGGTCGATGTCTGGGACCTGGCATCGCTGCTCGCCGAGGCAATGGGAAACGCGAGGAAGGAGGATCCCGTCAGACCGGAGTTCAGGAGGTACAGGGTCTTCCCGAGGAGCCCTCGCTTCGAGAGCCTGAGCCTCGATGACCTGGCATATGTCCTGATGAGGGAGACCGATAGGTGCAAGAAGTGCGGCTTCTGCAACGTTGAGTGCCCCACATCGAAGGCCATGGGCAGGCTAGAGAGCAGGTCCTCGAGGGGCAGGATGACCCTCATAAACTCCCTGGTCAGAGGGGATCCCGTCAGACCCAGGGAGGTCTTGGACAGGCTCTACACATGCGTCCTCTGCGGGAGGTGCTCGCAGGAGTGCCCCGCGGGCCTTCATGCCCAGGAGCTGATAGTCTACGGGAGGGCCTACGCAATCTACTCGGGAGCCCTCCTGAGGGGCGGAGATCAGCTCGCCCTTGATGGGAGGTGA
- a CDS encoding FAD-binding protein codes for MGGDKMLSEESVRELLSELIRRIGREKVFTEPEELYSYSLDASTEFKQPPAAVIRAHSEEDVRAVLELADRRRVPVVPRGSGTSLSGGPVPAVPNAILLDLTPMNRIEVNIDDGYVMAEAGATVLEVDKACREHGFFFPPDPASSRIATIGGAIAENAGGLRGAKFGVMKNWILAMEVILPGGRRLRIGEPVYKWRWGPDLMSLFIGSEGTLGVITRAWLKIYPLPEKVVRVLGVFDRIEDAGKAISQIRRRGYVPMILELLDRETIEIVNESLGYGIEVAEAMVMADVDGPRESVWRIAREVEGVMRESGGRTSTSDDPEEMERLYMARQGAYAAVTRAYPGVLLEDITVPLSKLMIALRELDRMRKEYGLRMPVFGHAGDGNLHPNICFDPRDEDQLRRAKELFIKTGELAIRLGGAISGEHGIGLAKKELFLEEIKAVRGEGYVEMVRMIKQTIDPNGIMNPGKIVF; via the coding sequence ATGGGAGGTGATAAAATGTTGAGTGAGGAGAGCGTGAGGGAACTCCTCTCCGAGCTGATCAGGAGGATAGGTAGGGAGAAGGTGTTCACGGAGCCGGAGGAGCTTTACTCCTACAGCTTAGATGCAAGCACGGAGTTCAAGCAACCTCCGGCCGCCGTCATCAGGGCGCACAGCGAGGAGGATGTGAGGGCCGTCCTGGAGCTGGCGGACAGGAGGAGAGTCCCAGTCGTCCCCAGGGGGAGCGGCACCTCCCTGAGCGGAGGTCCCGTTCCGGCGGTGCCCAACGCGATCCTGCTGGATCTTACGCCGATGAACAGGATAGAGGTGAACATAGATGATGGTTACGTCATGGCCGAGGCCGGTGCCACGGTGCTTGAGGTAGATAAGGCCTGCAGGGAGCACGGCTTCTTCTTCCCACCGGATCCGGCGAGCTCCAGGATAGCAACTATAGGAGGGGCCATAGCCGAGAACGCCGGCGGCCTCAGAGGGGCCAAGTTCGGTGTCATGAAGAACTGGATCCTTGCCATGGAGGTGATCCTGCCCGGAGGGAGAAGGCTCAGGATAGGGGAGCCCGTTTACAAGTGGAGGTGGGGCCCCGATCTGATGTCCCTCTTCATCGGATCCGAGGGGACCCTGGGGGTCATAACTAGGGCCTGGCTCAAGATCTACCCCCTGCCGGAGAAGGTGGTCAGGGTACTCGGGGTCTTCGACAGGATAGAGGACGCCGGCAAGGCGATATCCCAGATAAGGAGGAGGGGCTACGTGCCCATGATACTGGAGCTCCTAGACAGGGAGACCATCGAGATAGTGAACGAGTCCCTGGGATACGGCATAGAGGTGGCTGAGGCGATGGTGATGGCGGATGTCGACGGTCCCAGGGAGAGCGTCTGGAGGATAGCCAGGGAGGTTGAGGGTGTCATGAGGGAGAGCGGAGGGAGGACCAGCACTAGCGATGATCCGGAGGAGATGGAGAGGCTCTACATGGCCAGGCAGGGCGCCTACGCAGCGGTGACCAGGGCGTATCCGGGAGTCCTTCTGGAGGACATAACTGTTCCCCTGTCGAAGCTCATGATAGCCCTCAGGGAGCTGGACAGGATGAGGAAGGAGTACGGGTTGAGGATGCCCGTGTTCGGGCACGCGGGCGATGGTAACCTGCACCCCAACATATGCTTCGACCCCAGGGACGAGGATCAGCTGAGGAGGGCGAAGGAGCTCTTCATCAAGACGGGAGAGCTGGCAATAAGGCTTGGGGGGGCGATAAGCGGCGAGCATGGGATAGGCCTGGCCAAGAAGGAGCTCTTCCTGGAGGAGATAAAGGCCGTCAGGGGAGAGGGCTACGTCGAGATGGTCAGGATGATAAAGCAGACGATAGATCCCAACGGCATAATGAACCCCGGCAAGATAGTCTTCTGA